Proteins encoded in a region of the Candidozyma auris chromosome 7, complete sequence genome:
- the RHR2 gene encoding glycerol-1-phosphatase — MTIQNKPAIFYVNAALFDCDGTLVNSTGAISEFWRDFGKTRPHVNPEEIIRTSHGCRTFDVIAKWSPEDAEKKQVTEWEASIPDTFGHFAKAIPGAVELVKSFDSFTPQTANNQQRWAIVTSGTLPLATKWLKLLTIDRPDCFITAEKVTKGKPHPMGYRSARNTLGYEHDEAKVVVFEDAPAGITAGKGAGAVIVGICSTYDPEKVRKAGADIVVDDLSSFKIVGYNKEKDEFKVMVEDYHYANEEFLQYA, encoded by the coding sequence ATGACCATCCAGAACAAGCCAGCCATTTTCTACGTCAACGCCGCCCTCTTCGACTGCGACGGAACCCTCGTTAATTCCACCGGCGCCATTTCTGAGTTCTGGAGAGATTTCGGCAAAACAAGACCCCACGTGAACCCAGAGGAAATCATCAGAACCTCCCACGGGTGCCGTACCTTTGACGTGATCGCCAAGTGGTCCCCAGAAGACGCCGAAAAAAAGCAGGTGACCGAATGGGAAGCTCTGATTCCAGACACATTTGGCcactttgccaaagccATTCCCGGCGCGGTGGAGCTTGTCAAGTCGTTCGACTCCTTCACCCCTCAAACCGCCAACAACCAGCAGCGCTGGGCCATCGTCACCTCGGGCACGCTTCCCCTCGCCACCAAGTGGTTGAAGTTGCTCACGATCGACAGACCAGACTGCTTCATCACCGCCGAGAAGGTGACCAAAGGTAAACCTCATCCCATGGGCTACAGATCGGCCAGAAACACGTTGGGCTACGAGCACGACGAGGCCAAGGTTGTGGTGTTTGAAGATGCTCCTGCAGGCATCACGGCCGGCAAGGGTGCTGGCGCTGTGATTGTGGGCATTTGCTCTACGTACGATCCTGAGAAGGTGAGAAAGGCCGGTGCGGATATTGTGGTGGACGACTTGTCGTCGTTCAAGATTGTGGGAtacaacaaggagaaggacgAGTTTaaggtgatggtggagGACTACCACTATGCCAACGAGGAGTTTTTGCAGTATGCCTAA